Proteins from a single region of Coregonus clupeaformis isolate EN_2021a chromosome 19, ASM2061545v1, whole genome shotgun sequence:
- the LOC121531370 gene encoding uncharacterized protein LOC121531370 produces the protein MKRRQFLQQQCFEHQPLRRSECTCGAPYDLHPPPKESLRLWLKVLNLRKPPKCPFVCSYHFVDKKPTVEHPYPEKWLGCDAPLVKKCWVLVRQSSVTDDTTGSSVHQIEHGDWPTQIGGMDMPSEKDAQTQWEDPSLSDHNYSSGDNVKPTTCKAGTQCPAAPLYKTLLRNEALCTLHTGLSLAAFSTLAEHLLLSVRPDRPTPSVSQSISYWIDMMEDNLSEYIPWLPRETIRATIPQCFKDHYPGTTCIIDCSETASQKCKNLDSRGKSFSHYYAQNTIKYLVAIAPCGLVMFISSAYGVDVATNI, from the exons ATGAAGAGGAGGCAGTTTTTACAACAGCAATGTTTTGAACACCAACCTCTACGTCGATCTGAATGTACCTGTGGAGCCCCATATGACCTGCATCCACCTCCTAAAGAGTCTTTGCGGCTCTGGCTCAAAGTGTTGAACCTAAGGAAACCACCAAAATGTCCCTTTGTGTGCTCCTACCACTTCGTTGACAAGAAGCCTACAGTGGAGCATCCTTACCCAGAAAAATGGCTTGGTTGCGATGCTCCCCTCGTGAAGAAGTGTTGGGTGTTGGTCAGGCAGTCATCAGTGACAG ATGATACAACAGGCTCAAGTGTTCACCAAATTGAACATGGGGATTGGCCAACACAGATAGGAGGAATGGATATGCCTTCAGAGAAGGATGCCCAAACCCAATGGGAAGACCCATCTCTAAGTGATCACAACTACAGCTCAGGTGATAATGTAAAGCCCACTACCTGTAAGGCAGGGACACAGTGCCCAGCAGCACCTCTCTACAAAACCCTGCTGAGGAACGAAGCACTCTGTACACTGCATACAGGCTTGTCTCTTGCTGCCTTTTCTACCCTGGCGGAACATCTTCTACTTTCAGTTAGACCTGACAGACCAACTCCAAGTGTTTCCCAGAGTATTAGTTATTGGATTGACATGATGGAAGATAATCTGAGTGAGTACATTCCATGGCTGCCAAGGGAAACCATCCGTGCTACAATACCACAATGTTTTAAGGACCACTACCCAGGAACAACCTGCATTATTGACTGCTCAGAAACTGCTTCACAGAAGTGCAAGAATCTGGATTCAAGGGGGAAGTCATTCAGCCATTACTACGCCCAGAACACTATCAAGTACCTGGTGGCCATTGCACCTTGTGGTCTAGTGATGTTCATCTCCTCAGCATATGGGGTAGATGTAGCGACAAATATATAA